The genomic segment GCGAAGATCTTGATCATCTTGGTGTTTTTGCTGACCGCGGTCATCCGCAGCGTCGCGCTGTGGAGGAATGCCCGGAAGGGGCAGTTCTGGTCATGGACAGCCGCAAGGATCCAAGCGCTGCATCTGCTGGTAGCATTCTGGTAACCCGTCTCTGGAAGCGTGGAGTTGCCGGTGTAGTAACCGATGGAGGGTTCCGGGATACGCCAGATATCGCCGAACTTCCCTTCCCCGCCTATCACGCTGCTCCATCTGCGCCGACCAACCTGATCCGTCACCACGCCCTGGACATTAACCAGCCCATCGGCTGCGGTGATGTTGCAGTTTACCCGGGAGACATTCTGGTCGGAGACAACGAAGGCGTTGTCGTT from the Rhizobium rhizoryzae genome contains:
- a CDS encoding ribonuclease activity regulator RraA, producing MAVSEAARDKLKAVSTATLTTVMLKRGFRNVFIAGIHKINHDAPRMVGPAYTLRYIPAREDLDHLGVFADRGHPQRRAVEECPEGAVLVMDSRKDPSAASAGSILVTRLWKRGVAGVVTDGGFRDTPDIAELPFPAYHAAPSAPTNLIRHHALDINQPIGCGDVAVYPGDILVGDNEGVVVIPSDIAEDVANEAFEQTVFEDFVEEQVRAGRSIFGIYPPSPEAEKEFAAWRKEKGR